A region of Lycium barbarum isolate Lr01 chromosome 3, ASM1917538v2, whole genome shotgun sequence DNA encodes the following proteins:
- the LOC132629924 gene encoding cytochrome P450 76A1-like translates to MEWELNFYMLCSTIIFLLASTLLISQKILSSSKYELPPGPNGLPIFGNMFDLAGSEPYEKIASLKDKYGPVLWLKIGSSMNTIVVQTAKSACELFKNHDVSFSDRNIVDVNLVHNIYQGSISLAPYGNYWRFLRRICTMEMFVHKRINETTTVRRKSMDKILGWIEKKASSGGGGGVEAIEVTRYVFLASFNMLGNLILSKDLVTDPESEQGSEFFNAMKGIMEWAGVPNISDIFPCLKMFDLQGLRKKMERDLGKAKEITCGFIKERIEEREKREEKRSMKDLLDVLLDFEGSGKDEPAKLSEDQITMTIMEMFLAGTETTSTSIEWALTELLRHPQAMAKVKSEISQVIGPNKKFEECDIDSLLYMQAVLKESLRLHPPVPFLIPRKAIQDTKFMGHDVPKGTQVLVNVWAIGRDPECWDDPFEFKPERFLESKVDVKGQNYELIPFGAGRRMCVGLPLGHRMMHFVFGSLLHEFDWELPHNVSPNTINMEESMGLTARKKQPLEVIPKRV, encoded by the exons ATGGAGTGGGAATTGAACTTTTACATGCTTTGTTCTACTATAATTTTCTTATTAGCTTCGACCCTCTTAATTTCCCAAAAGATATTATCTTCTTCTAAGTACGAGTTACCTCCAGGACCAAATGGATTGCCAATTTTTGGCAACATGTTTGATCTTGCTGGATCAGAGCCATACGAGAAAATTGCTAGTTTAAAAGACAAGTATGGTCCTGTTTTGTGGCTAAAAATTGGTTCCTCAATGAACACAATAGTTGTTCAAACAGCAAAATCAGCATGTGAGTTATTCAAGAACCATGATGTTTCATTTTCAGACAGGAACATAGTTGATGTCAATTTGGTACATAATATCTATCAAGGGTCAATCTCTTTAGCCCCATATGGAAATTATTGGCGATTTTTGAGGCGGATTTGCACTATGGAAATGtttgtacacaaaaggatcaacgAGACAACAACCGTTAGGCGAAAATCCATGGATAAAATACTCGGATGGATCGAAAAAAAGGCAAGTTCGGGTGGAGGAGGAGGAGTAGAGGCGATTGAGGTAACACGTTATGTGTTCCTCGCATCATTTAATATGTTAGGTAACTTGATTCTGTCTAAGGACTTAGTGACGGATCCAGAATCTGAACAGGGGTCAGAGTTTTTTAACGCGATGAAAGGGATCATGGAGTGGGCCGGGGTTCCGAATATTTCGGACATATTTCCATGTCTTAAAATGTTTGATCTACAAGGTTTAAGGAAGAAAATGGAACGTGACCTGGGAAAGGCTAAGGAAATTACTTGTGGATTTATTAAAGAACGTATTGAAGAAAGGGAGAAGCGTGAAGAAAAGAGATCaatgaaagatttgttggatgtGTTGCTCGATTTTGAAGGTAGTGGAAAAGATGAACCAGCTAAATTATCAGAAGATCAGATCACAATGACTATAATG GAAATGTTTCTAGCTGGAACCGAGACAACTAGCACCAGCATAGAGTGGGCATTGACTGAACTCTTGCGCCATCCACAAGCTATGGCTAAAGTCAAATCAGAAATTTCACAAGTAATTGGTCCTAATAAAAAGTTTGAAGAGTGTGACATAGATAGTTTACTCTACATGCAAGCCGTGCTAAAAGAATCACTACGCTTACATCCTCCAGTCCCTTTCTTGATTCCAAGGAAAGCAATTCAAGACACAAAATTCATGGGACACGACGTACCAAAAGGGACTCAAGTACTTGTGAATGTTTGGGCAATTGGAAGAGATCCTGAATGTTGGGACGACCCTTTTGAGTTCAAGCCCGAGAGATTTCTTGAATCAAAAGTAGACGTTAAGGGGCAGAATTATGAGTTAATTCCATTTGGCGCGGGCAGAAGGATGTGCGTTGGCCTTCCTTTAGGTCATCGCATGATGCATTTCGTGTTTGGCTCGTTGCTTCATGAATTTGATTGGGAACTTCCTCATAATGTTTCTCCAAACACCATTAACATGGAAGAGAGTATGGGACTTACAGCAAGGAAAAAACAACCTCTGGAAGTGATACCAAAAAGAGTTTGA